A stretch of the Campylobacter sp. 19-13652 genome encodes the following:
- the fliD gene encoding flagellar filament capping protein FliD has translation MAVGTATFVGFNGSKFLNEETITKLQGADEASLLRMPKKDLEQNTEKQKGLTKLTTIMTKLQTSFKDLADETSFLKRTVDTSGESATMSVSSGVSLQSLKIDVTQLADRDSYKSVNFKSRNDILGLNKDTTMRIKIDGIEYDLKLKKDATLQDLADAINDKTGGDVQAKIINVGGKNPYQMVIQSAKTGADKAIEFSEVGESNLFEAIFGVNSKTQVMQEDKDATAAARTSDPNAAPVMKPVTANGENIFKFDLSSVRLTEAADAKFEYNGLSVSRSSNSISDLRVGITIDLKKIGETSFEVKQDTKDMKKNLSDMVSAYNELMNELSTVTVHDSETNTTGVFQSTSEVKGIRDKLNKILGYTMQRDKDIDEINLTATNNRMTVAEVRKDNALMKKTISMADFGLSLNEKGLLEFDESTFNKKLSYDEAHGLQDVKNFFVSETKHNRISYQSGEINSGEIELDDKKNITINGVAIKFKTEATSTQEDNAKAFIKAVNDADISGLSVSYINGKITLSKADGYDIDISGDADKLAMFGLKKTTVQPNNDVKNGMFTQLKDAMLDLLAKDERGRDDGVLTKYAKSLKNNNEKLQKDIKKIQEDVKTKYDQMREQFIRYEQAIQKVQSMWAPMESMINFELAKK, from the coding sequence ATGGCAGTAGGTACGGCTACGTTCGTTGGATTTAATGGATCTAAATTTCTAAACGAAGAAACTATCACGAAGCTACAAGGCGCAGATGAAGCTAGTCTTTTAAGGATGCCAAAAAAAGACCTGGAGCAAAATACTGAAAAACAAAAAGGGCTAACTAAGCTTACAACCATCATGACAAAGCTACAGACAAGCTTTAAAGATCTAGCTGATGAGACGAGCTTTTTAAAGCGTACGGTGGATACGAGTGGTGAGAGCGCTACTATGAGCGTTAGTTCTGGTGTTAGCTTACAAAGCTTAAAGATAGATGTAACGCAACTAGCTGATAGAGATAGCTATAAAAGCGTAAATTTTAAAAGCCGTAACGATATTTTAGGGCTTAATAAAGATACCACTATGAGAATTAAGATAGATGGTATTGAGTATGATTTAAAGCTTAAAAAAGATGCCACGCTTCAGGATTTAGCCGATGCGATAAATGATAAAACTGGCGGAGACGTGCAGGCTAAGATAATAAATGTGGGTGGCAAAAACCCATACCAAATGGTAATACAATCAGCTAAAACTGGTGCAGATAAGGCTATTGAATTTAGTGAAGTAGGGGAGAGTAATCTATTTGAGGCCATATTTGGAGTAAACTCAAAAACTCAGGTAATGCAAGAGGATAAAGACGCCACTGCTGCTGCACGCACTAGCGATCCTAACGCAGCCCCTGTGATGAAGCCAGTAACAGCAAATGGCGAAAATATTTTTAAATTTGATCTAAGCAGCGTAAGATTAACAGAGGCCGCTGACGCTAAGTTTGAATACAATGGCTTAAGTGTAAGCCGCTCATCAAATTCTATTAGTGATTTGCGCGTTGGGATTACAATTGATCTTAAAAAAATAGGTGAGACTAGCTTTGAGGTAAAGCAAGACACCAAAGACATGAAAAAAAATCTAAGCGATATGGTGAGTGCTTATAATGAGCTTATGAATGAGCTTAGTACGGTTACTGTGCATGATAGCGAGACTAATACCACTGGTGTGTTTCAAAGCACTAGCGAGGTAAAGGGTATACGGGATAAACTAAATAAAATCCTAGGCTACACCATGCAGCGCGATAAAGATATAGACGAGATAAATTTAACTGCAACCAATAACAGAATGACCGTAGCTGAAGTTAGAAAAGATAACGCATTGATGAAAAAGACTATTAGTATGGCTGATTTTGGACTTAGTTTAAACGAAAAAGGCTTGCTTGAGTTTGATGAGTCTACCTTTAATAAAAAGCTGTCTTATGACGAGGCGCATGGATTACAGGATGTAAAGAATTTCTTTGTATCTGAGACAAAGCACAATCGCATAAGTTATCAAAGTGGCGAGATAAATAGTGGCGAAATAGAGCTAGACGATAAGAAAAATATCACGATAAATGGCGTGGCGATTAAATTTAAAACCGAGGCTACTAGTACCCAAGAGGATAACGCAAAAGCATTTATAAAAGCTGTTAATGATGCTGATATATCTGGGCTTAGCGTGAGCTATATAAATGGCAAGATAACGCTATCTAAAGCAGATGGATATGATATAGATATATCAGGTGATGCCGATAAGCTCGCTATGTTTGGATTAAAAAAGACGACAGTGCAGCCTAATAATGATGTAAAAAATGGTATGTTTACGCAGCTTAAGGATGCGATGCTTGATCTTTTAGCAAAAGATGAGCGCGGCAGAGATGATGGTGTACTGACAAAATACGCAAAATCTTTAAAAAACAATAATGAAAAGTTACAAAAAGATATAAAGAAAATTCAAGAAGATGTCAAGACAAAATATGACCAGATGAGAGAGCAGTTTATCCGCTATGAGCAAGCCATACAAAAGGTGCAAAGCATGTGGGCACCAATGGAAAGTATGATAAATTTTGAGCTGGCAAAGAAATAA
- a CDS encoding FlaG family protein, translating into MEIFKAAAAQNQVAAVQSSQPSQTRPVEHTQIQADSTQKAEQSQGQDTKLSNEELAKQTKEATDKLNEQMEQLDTNVRFNYNDKINIMVVQVTEATTGKVIRQLPSEQAIKISEYFKESIGILFDKES; encoded by the coding sequence ATGGAGATATTTAAAGCGGCTGCTGCGCAAAATCAAGTAGCGGCGGTGCAATCATCTCAACCATCTCAAACTCGTCCAGTAGAGCATACTCAGATACAGGCTGATAGCACCCAAAAGGCAGAGCAAAGCCAAGGACAGGATACAAAGCTTAGTAATGAGGAGTTAGCCAAGCAGACAAAAGAGGCTACGGATAAGCTAAATGAGCAGATGGAGCAGCTTGATACAAATGTGCGCTTTAATTATAATGATAAGATAAATATTATGGTAGTGCAGGTAACTGAGGCTACCACAGGCAAGGTGATACGCCAGCTCCCAAGCGAGCAGGCCATTAAAATAAGTGAATATTTTAAAGAAAGTATCGGCATACTTTTTGACAAGGAGAGTTAA
- a CDS encoding ornithine carbamoyltransferase, with translation MRINIDCECVLLAEALRLFCKDFSCARAECDFIISDRRIKASKPVFIISKDSPHISLPFTKDALFESLQDFYSAIQVPMATIKPKETKDDLESAINELCDKFKADLIAILRQVR, from the coding sequence ATGAGAATAAACATAGACTGCGAATGCGTGCTTTTAGCAGAGGCTTTACGGCTGTTTTGCAAGGATTTTAGCTGTGCTAGAGCTGAATGCGATTTTATCATAAGCGACCGTAGAATAAAGGCTAGTAAACCAGTCTTTATAATCAGCAAAGACTCACCCCACATATCACTACCATTTACAAAAGATGCACTTTTTGAAAGCTTACAGGATTTTTACTCAGCCATACAAGTCCCCATGGCAACGATAAAACCAAAAGAGACAAAAGACGATCTAGAAAGCGCAATTAATGAATTATGTGATAAATTTAAGGCGGATTTAATAGCTATTTTAAGGCAGGTAAGATGA
- the rsmD gene encoding 16S rRNA (guanine(966)-N(2))-methyltransferase RsmD, with amino-acid sequence MSLVLKSVDEYLNKFEKKQEKPKIKSEPKKSLFTTITSGKFKGKKLALPSLKTTRSTKSIVRQSFFNTTRYELDDALFIEGFGGSALMACEAVSNGAKKALAIEIDKAAYKLASKNCAALEGCAASVILGDSFELLMEVILGADIPVILYLDPPFDIRGGFERVYDRLFKLLNDVPRKRVKIVCFEHSSAVAMPEQVGDFNKIKSKKFGSTSLTYYS; translated from the coding sequence ATGAGCTTAGTACTAAAAAGTGTAGATGAATATTTAAATAAATTTGAAAAAAAGCAAGAAAAGCCAAAGATAAAATCTGAACCTAAAAAGTCGCTTTTTACTACTATTACAAGCGGAAAATTTAAAGGCAAAAAGCTAGCCCTACCAAGCCTAAAAACCACACGCAGCACAAAATCAATAGTCAGACAGTCGTTTTTTAATACCACCAGATATGAGCTAGATGATGCGCTTTTTATAGAGGGTTTTGGTGGTAGTGCACTAATGGCGTGCGAGGCGGTAAGTAATGGCGCAAAAAAGGCTCTAGCCATAGAGATAGACAAAGCCGCCTATAAGCTAGCAAGCAAAAACTGCGCGGCTTTAGAAGGGTGTGCGGCGAGCGTCATACTTGGCGATAGCTTTGAGCTTCTTATGGAGGTAATATTAGGGGCAGATATTCCTGTGATATTATATCTAGATCCACCATTTGATATTAGAGGGGGCTTCGAGCGCGTATATGATAGACTTTTTAAATTGCTTAATGATGTGCCAAGGAAGCGCGTGAAAATAGTCTGCTTTGAGCATTCCTCGGCTGTGGCTATGCCAGAACAAGTAGGGGATTTTAATAAGATTAAAAGCAAAAAATTTGGCTCTACCTCACTCACATATTACTCCTAA